A single region of the Leisingera thetidis genome encodes:
- a CDS encoding F0F1 ATP synthase subunit gamma, whose product MPSLKDLKTRIESVKSTRKITKAMQMVAAAKLRRAQEAAEDSRPYTKRFNAVMAGLAASVGGSESAPKLLRGTGSDQTHLLVVMTAERGLCGGFNSNIAKLARQKAAELKAAGKTVRILTVGKKGRDALKRDLGSDFVGHVDLSDVKRVGYADAQGVAKDILTRFDAGEFDVATIFFAEFVNVVTQIPTAQQIIPASYEGGEDGADGASAVYDYEPGEERILADLLPRGVATQIFSALLENGASEQGARMSAMDNATRNAGDMIDKLTIQFNRSRQAVITNELIEIISGAEAL is encoded by the coding sequence ATGCCGAGTCTTAAGGACCTTAAAACCAGGATCGAGTCGGTCAAATCGACCCGCAAGATCACCAAAGCCATGCAGATGGTGGCCGCGGCGAAACTTCGCCGCGCCCAGGAAGCTGCCGAGGACTCCCGTCCCTACACCAAGCGGTTCAACGCCGTGATGGCGGGGCTGGCGGCTTCGGTCGGCGGCAGCGAGTCGGCGCCCAAGCTGCTTCGCGGCACCGGCAGCGACCAGACCCATCTGCTCGTCGTGATGACCGCCGAGCGCGGTCTGTGCGGCGGCTTCAACTCGAACATTGCCAAGCTCGCCCGCCAGAAGGCGGCCGAGCTGAAGGCCGCGGGCAAGACGGTCAGGATCCTGACCGTCGGCAAAAAGGGCCGCGACGCCCTGAAACGCGACCTCGGCAGTGATTTCGTCGGCCATGTGGACCTCAGCGACGTCAAGCGCGTCGGCTATGCCGATGCGCAGGGCGTCGCCAAGGACATCCTGACGCGGTTCGATGCGGGCGAGTTCGATGTTGCCACGATCTTCTTTGCGGAGTTCGTCAACGTCGTGACCCAGATTCCGACCGCCCAGCAGATCATCCCGGCCTCCTACGAGGGCGGCGAAGACGGCGCCGATGGCGCCTCTGCGGTCTATGACTACGAGCCCGGCGAAGAGCGGATCCTGGCGGACCTGCTGCCGCGCGGCGTGGCGACCCAGATCTTCTCGGCGCTGCTGGAAAACGGTGCCTCCGAACAGGGGGCCCGGATGAGCGCGATGGACAACGCGACCCGCAACGCGGGCGATATGATCGACAAGCTGACCATCCAGTTCAACCGGTCGCGCCAGGCCGTGATCACCAACGAGCTGATTGAAATCATTTCGGGCGCTGAGGCGCTCTAA
- the atpA gene encoding F0F1 ATP synthase subunit alpha has protein sequence MGIQAAEISAILKDQIKNFGQEAEVAEIGRVLSVGDGIARVYGLDNVQAGEMVEFPGGIMGMALNLESDNVGIVIFGSDRDIKEGDTVKRTNSIVDVPVGNGLLGRVVDGLGNPLDGKGPIEDVTRGVADVKAPGIIPRKSVHEPMATGLKSVDAMIPIGRGQRELIIGDRQTGKTAVALDAILNQKSYNDAAGDDESKKLYCVYVAVGQKRSTVAQLVKKLEETGAMAYSIVVAATASDPAPLQFLAPYAATAMAEFFRDNGRHALIIYDDLSKQAVAYRQMSLLLRRPPGREAYPGDVFYLHSRLLERSAKLNEDFGAGSLTALPIIETQGGDVSAFIPTNVISITDGQIFLETELFYQGIRPAVNTGLSVSRVGSSAQTKAMSSVAGPVKLSLAQYREMAAFAQFGSDLDAATQQLLARGARLTELMKQPQYSPLTNAEIVCVIFAGTNGYLDKVDVKDVGRYEEGLLNHLRGKHADLLADITNNDRKVKDELADKVRAALDEFAASFA, from the coding sequence ATGGGTATCCAAGCAGCAGAGATTTCTGCGATCCTGAAAGACCAGATCAAGAATTTTGGTCAAGAAGCAGAAGTGGCTGAAATCGGCCGCGTGCTGTCCGTCGGTGACGGTATTGCCCGCGTTTACGGCCTCGACAATGTCCAGGCCGGCGAGATGGTCGAATTCCCGGGCGGCATCATGGGCATGGCGCTGAACCTGGAAAGCGACAACGTCGGCATCGTGATCTTCGGCTCCGACCGCGACATCAAGGAAGGCGACACCGTCAAGCGCACCAACTCGATCGTGGACGTTCCGGTCGGCAACGGCCTGCTGGGCCGCGTCGTGGACGGCCTCGGCAACCCGCTGGACGGCAAGGGCCCGATCGAAGACGTCACCCGCGGCGTTGCGGATGTGAAGGCACCGGGCATCATCCCGCGCAAATCGGTGCACGAGCCGATGGCGACCGGCCTCAAGTCGGTTGACGCGATGATCCCGATCGGCCGCGGCCAGCGCGAGCTGATCATCGGCGACCGCCAGACCGGCAAGACCGCCGTGGCTCTGGACGCGATCCTGAACCAGAAGTCCTACAACGACGCCGCCGGCGACGATGAGAGCAAGAAACTGTACTGCGTCTATGTCGCGGTCGGCCAGAAGCGCTCCACCGTGGCCCAGCTGGTGAAGAAGCTGGAAGAAACCGGCGCGATGGCCTACTCCATCGTGGTGGCGGCAACCGCCTCCGACCCGGCGCCGCTGCAGTTCCTGGCGCCCTATGCCGCAACCGCAATGGCGGAATTCTTCCGCGACAACGGCCGCCACGCGCTGATCATCTATGATGACCTGTCCAAGCAGGCCGTCGCCTACCGCCAGATGTCGCTGCTGCTGCGCCGCCCGCCGGGACGCGAAGCCTATCCGGGCGACGTGTTCTACCTGCACTCCCGCCTGCTGGAGCGTTCGGCCAAGCTGAACGAAGACTTCGGTGCCGGCTCGCTGACCGCGCTGCCGATCATCGAAACCCAGGGCGGCGACGTGTCGGCGTTCATTCCGACCAACGTGATCTCGATCACCGACGGCCAGATCTTCCTGGAAACCGAACTGTTCTACCAGGGCATCCGCCCCGCCGTGAACACTGGTCTGTCGGTGTCGCGCGTCGGCTCCTCGGCCCAGACCAAGGCGATGTCCTCGGTGGCCGGCCCGGTGAAACTGTCGCTGGCCCAGTACCGCGAAATGGCGGCCTTTGCCCAGTTCGGCTCCGACCTCGACGCCGCCACCCAGCAGCTGCTGGCCCGCGGCGCCCGTCTGACCGAGCTGATGAAGCAGCCGCAGTACTCGCCGCTGACCAACGCCGAAATCGTCTGCGTCATCTTCGCCGGCACCAACGGCTATCTCGACAAGGTCGATGTCAAGGACGTCGGCCGCTACGAGGAAGGCCTGCTGAACCACCTGCGCGGTAAACATGCCGACCTGCTGGCGGACATCACCAACAACGACCGTAAGGTGAAGGACGAACTGGCAGATAAGGTCAGGGCCGCGCTCGACGAGTTCGCCGCTAGCTTCGCTTAA
- a CDS encoding F0F1 ATP synthase subunit delta, with translation MSEPASISAGIAARYATAVFDIAEENKALDSLETSINDLAAALADSDDLNSLIRSPLVSRDEQGAAITAVADKMGLDPVLRNTLALMADKRRLFVVPALIDALRARLADARGEVTADVVSAKALTKTQSEKLAKTLAERVGKKVTINASVDASIIGGLVVKVGSKMIDSSIRSKLNSLQNAMKEVG, from the coding sequence GTGTCCGAACCAGCTTCGATTTCTGCGGGCATTGCTGCGCGCTATGCCACGGCGGTGTTTGACATCGCTGAAGAAAACAAGGCGCTCGACAGCCTTGAAACCAGCATCAACGACCTGGCAGCCGCGCTGGCTGACAGCGACGACCTCAACAGCCTGATCCGCTCGCCGCTGGTGTCGCGCGACGAGCAGGGCGCCGCGATCACCGCGGTGGCTGACAAGATGGGGCTGGATCCCGTCCTGCGCAATACCCTTGCCCTGATGGCCGACAAACGCCGCCTGTTCGTGGTGCCCGCGCTGATCGACGCGCTGCGCGCCCGCCTGGCTGACGCCCGCGGCGAAGTCACGGCTGACGTGGTGTCGGCCAAGGCGCTGACCAAGACCCAAAGCGAAAAGCTGGCCAAGACCCTGGCCGAGCGCGTGGGCAAGAAAGTTACCATCAATGCTTCCGTCGATGCCTCGATCATCGGCGGACTTGTCGTAAAAGTGGGCTCGAAGATGATCGACAGCTCGATCCGCTCCAAGCTCAACTCCCTACAGAATGCAATGAAAGAGGTCGGATAA
- a CDS encoding class I SAM-dependent methyltransferase: MHLDVQDLRNFYYRSTLGRAAQASIRGRLLELWPEAEGLTVAGFGFAAPLLRPYLPEARRVMALMPGPQGVMQWPAGQPNVSVLCEETLWPVDTGRIDRLVLLHGLETSERPSKLLEECWRVLGPGGRAIFIVPNRAGFWARSDLTPFGFGRPYTLRQLEGQLREHQFAIEQHTAALYRLPSHKRFWLKSGAMLEKMGRKLPAMLAGGVFMVEVSKQTYPQSGHMVRTKTPSRIRVLEGLSNPLPEPA; the protein is encoded by the coding sequence ATGCATCTTGATGTCCAGGATCTGAGGAACTTCTACTACCGCAGCACGCTGGGCCGGGCGGCGCAGGCGTCGATCCGCGGGCGGCTCTTGGAGCTGTGGCCGGAGGCGGAGGGGCTGACGGTGGCGGGCTTCGGCTTTGCCGCGCCGCTGCTGCGCCCCTACCTGCCGGAGGCGCGCCGGGTGATGGCGCTGATGCCGGGTCCGCAGGGCGTCATGCAATGGCCGGCAGGCCAGCCCAATGTCTCGGTGCTGTGCGAAGAGACCCTCTGGCCGGTCGACACCGGCCGGATCGACCGCCTGGTGCTGCTGCACGGTCTGGAGACCTCGGAGCGCCCCAGCAAACTGCTGGAGGAATGCTGGCGGGTGCTGGGGCCGGGGGGCAGGGCGATTTTCATTGTGCCGAACCGGGCGGGCTTCTGGGCGCGCTCGGATCTGACCCCGTTCGGCTTTGGCCGCCCCTACACCCTGCGCCAGCTCGAAGGCCAGCTGCGCGAGCATCAGTTCGCCATCGAGCAGCACACCGCCGCGCTTTACCGTCTGCCCAGCCACAAGCGGTTCTGGCTGAAATCCGGCGCCATGCTGGAAAAGATGGGCCGCAAGCTGCCGGCCATGCTGGCGGGCGGCGTGTTCATGGTCGAGGTCAGCAAGCAGACCTACCCGCAGAGCGGCCACATGGTCCGCACCAAGACCCCAAGCCGCATCCGGGTGCTGGAAGGGTTGTCGAATCCGCTGCCGGAACCGGCCTGA
- the gloB gene encoding hydroxyacylglutathione hydrolase, producing MAMPLEIITLPCRSDNYAFLIHNPASGGTALVDAPEAGAIRAALAERGWGLDWILLTHHHGDHVEGVAELQAEYGAKVIGAQADAHRLPPLDMAVGDGGSFALLGETVHVMDVSGHTVGHVAYHIPGAEAVFTADSLMALGCGRLFEGTPQQMWASLSRLAALPPQTMVYSGHEYTQANGAFAVTADPGNPALQRRISDIARARGNGLPTVPSPLQLELDTNPFLRAGDSAVKAHLGMEDAEDAEVFAEIRRRKDNF from the coding sequence ATGGCCATGCCTCTTGAAATCATCACCCTGCCCTGCCGGTCGGACAACTATGCCTTTTTGATCCACAATCCCGCCTCGGGCGGGACCGCGCTGGTCGATGCGCCCGAAGCCGGCGCCATCCGGGCGGCGCTGGCGGAACGCGGCTGGGGGCTGGACTGGATCCTGCTGACCCATCACCACGGGGACCATGTCGAGGGCGTTGCGGAGCTGCAGGCGGAGTATGGCGCCAAGGTGATCGGGGCGCAGGCCGACGCGCACCGGCTGCCGCCGCTGGACATGGCGGTCGGCGATGGCGGCAGCTTTGCGTTGCTGGGCGAAACAGTGCATGTGATGGATGTTTCCGGCCACACCGTGGGGCATGTCGCCTATCACATTCCCGGCGCAGAGGCGGTGTTCACCGCCGACAGCCTGATGGCGCTGGGGTGCGGGCGGCTGTTCGAGGGCACGCCGCAGCAGATGTGGGCCAGCCTGTCGCGTCTTGCCGCGCTGCCGCCGCAAACTATGGTTTACTCAGGGCATGAATACACCCAGGCTAACGGTGCCTTTGCGGTCACCGCGGACCCCGGCAACCCGGCGTTGCAGAGGCGGATAAGCGATATCGCAAGGGCCCGCGGCAACGGTCTGCCGACGGTGCCGTCGCCCTTGCAGCTGGAACTTGACACCAATCCGTTCCTGCGCGCCGGCGATTCCGCCGTAAAGGCGCATTTGGGCATGGAAGATGCTGAAGACGCAGAGGTTTTTGCCGAAATCCGCAGGCGCAAGGACAATTTCTGA